In Kordiimonas sp. SCSIO 12610, the sequence TTATCGGCAATCGTCTACTATCCAAAGATTGTATTTCAAAAACAGCCTCTTGCGATTCAGATTCGTCGTATGGGATTGTTTAGTTTCCTCGGCGCGGCCTTAATCGCTATCAGTATAAGCTGTGAAATATTTCTTTGGTCAGAAATGCTATATGTCTCAGACAAACCGATATATATTTTTCTCTGGCGGTTATTGTTAAATATCGGCCTCATGGCAATCCTAACAATTCCAATGTTTACGCTTTCTATCACCAAACGGAAATTGATCCCCTCCGGGCTTATTGGTCTTGCGATGAATATGCATATTATCTTCCTGACAGCGGCATCGCTGCTTTTGTTTTTTATTACGATTGCATGGGGAGTAGCTGGTGAATTTTGGGCCTATTAATTCTTCCGGCTTTCATGTAACACCAATAGAACATATAAAGAACACTGAGAAGCTATATGGGTGACAAAAATTTTCAACTCGACAAACCAGCAATTCAAAATGCTTTAACCACGCTTGCAAAAACTGACGGCCATGTCAAAGCGGCGATCGACCTTGTTGGATATCCTGATGAGCGCAAACGGCCGCATGGGTTTGCAACCCTCCTTCGGGTTATCGTTGGGCAGCAACTATCAGTTAAAGCAGCGGCATCGATTGCCGAACATGTCGAAGCGCTGATGGATAATAAACCCAAACCCGAATTACTAATGACTTTTGATGACGAAACCTTAAGGGGTGCCGGATTATCCCGCCAAAAAATTGGATATGTTCGCAGCCTATGCGAAGCTGTGACAAACGGACCACTTGATATTATGGCCTTGCCTGATATGTCAGATGAGGAAGCAATGAAGGCCATTACATCTGTGAAAGGATTAGGCCGCTGGAGCGCAGAAATGTATATGATGTTCTCTTTAGGGAGAACCGATGTATGGCCAGTTGGTGATTTGGCAGTCCGCGCAGGCATCGGGCGCATCATAGAATTGACCGAACGCCCTAATGAGAAAGAACTTGATGTAATTGGAGAGCGCTGGCGACCTTACAGAAGTTCTATGGCATTGCTTGCATGGCACTATTATTCAAATGCACCGATGTAAATAAATAGCAATATGTATCAAAAAAGGTAACAACACCCATGGCTGAGTTTAAAAAACTGGACGAAAACTTCACCGTCTCCACCCAAATGACCAAAGCTGATTTTGCGGAAGCTGCGCAAATGGGGGTTAAAACCATTATATGTAACCGCGTTGAAGGTGAAGAAGCAGGACAACCCTTAAATATAACCATGATGTCCAACGCCGCTGAGCATGATATGGACTTTGCCGCTCTTCCTGTTGGCGGCACTTTTCCAATAGAGGAAGCCGGTGAGTTGGCAAAACTGTTACGCGAAACATCTGACCCAATTCATGGATATTGCAAATCAGGCACACGTTCCGCCATGTTATGGGGGCTTGCGGTTGCCCTTAATCGCTCAAAAACACCCAACGAAATTATGGCAATTACAAGTGCAGCTGGTTTCGACCTATCGAATATCGAACCAGCATTTCATCAGTTCTACGAGTCAGCACAGCGCAAGCAATAAAAACAACCAAACGTTCGGTTATATATCAATCCGTTTTATCAAATGCCATCAGGAGGAATGTATATTCCTCCGCAACTTCGTGAATGCGCTCAAAACGGCCTGATTTCCCGCCATGGCCTGCTTCCATGTTTATTTTCATAACTAGAAGATTGTCATCCGATTTTACAGCACGCATTTTTGCTGTCCATTTTGCGGGTTCCCAATAAGTCACGCGTGGGTCATTAATCCCACCGGTAACCATCATTGGTGGATACTCTTTTGCTACAATATTAGTGTATGGACAATATGACCGTATATGATCATATGCAGCCTCACTTTCAATCGGATTTCCCCACTCGGGCCACTCGATTGGCGTGAGCGGAAGATCTTTATCAAGCATAGTATTCAGAACATCAACAAAAGGGACATGCAGAACAGCAGCCTTAAAAAGCTCTGGTGCCTGATTTAGAACGGCCCCCATCAACTCACCACCTGCACTACCACCGGAAATACTGATACCCCCTTTTTCAGCATATCCAGATTCCGTTAGATAGCGTGCAACGTCAACAAAGTCGTTGAATGTATTTTCACGGCGATCCAGTTTACCAGCTTGATACCAAGTGTACCCCAATTCATCGCCGCCACGAATATGTGCAATAGCGTAAGCAAATTCACGGTCCAGCAAACTTAATCTGGTACTTGAGAATGAGGGCGACATGCCAAGACCGTATGCCCCGTATCCATAAAGATGGAGCGGCGCACCAGAATTTTTCTTCCAATCCTTGTGATAAACAACACTAACCGGAACCTTAACACCGTCACGCGCTTCCACCATCAGTCGCTCGGTTTGATACAAACTTTTATCATATCCTGATGGTATTTCCTGTTCTTTACGAATAACAAGCTCACGTGCCGCCAGATCAAAATCAAAAACTGTTGGCGGTGTTATCATGCTGGAATACCCAAACCGTAAATGGGTTTGAGAATATTCGGGGTTATTTCCGATGGATGCCTCATAAGCGGCTTCTGGCATATCAATATGAAATGCCTCACCGTCTTTGGGCTGAATTAAGATTTGATCTAGGCCATCAATACGTTCTTGGACGACCCTAAAGGTTTCAAACAATTGGAACCCACGGATATAGCGATTTGCAGAGCCTTCATGAACACA encodes:
- a CDS encoding DNA-3-methyladenine glycosylase; the encoded protein is MGDKNFQLDKPAIQNALTTLAKTDGHVKAAIDLVGYPDERKRPHGFATLLRVIVGQQLSVKAAASIAEHVEALMDNKPKPELLMTFDDETLRGAGLSRQKIGYVRSLCEAVTNGPLDIMALPDMSDEEAMKAITSVKGLGRWSAEMYMMFSLGRTDVWPVGDLAVRAGIGRIIELTERPNEKELDVIGERWRPYRSSMALLAWHYYSNAPM
- a CDS encoding TIGR01244 family sulfur transferase encodes the protein MAEFKKLDENFTVSTQMTKADFAEAAQMGVKTIICNRVEGEEAGQPLNITMMSNAAEHDMDFAALPVGGTFPIEEAGELAKLLRETSDPIHGYCKSGTRSAMLWGLAVALNRSKTPNEIMAITSAAGFDLSNIEPAFHQFYESAQRKQ
- a CDS encoding S9 family peptidase, producing the protein MSNTNAFRLTAPTNIAAPIAKRNPYTQTHHGKTHEDDYFWLKDQGYPNVTDEEILSYLREENKYYTSVMSEKSGLTSQLFEEVKGRIKEDEDGVPWQDGDYEYRWAFKKGAQYRTWYRRPRTIDAFGGEFPGGDWDVILDEASEAADKDFFKLGDMAISPDGHLMAFSADTNGSERFTIFVRNLTTGETLNDQIPESSGEIVWSQNSKSFFCVKVSEEWRPYLVLHHKLGGMTSDVYEEQDTSFFVHISETSSKQYLVIRSADHVTAESHVLSLHDTGLKTQVFVGRQTDHDYYLDHGIDGFIVRSNKDQVNFSLYQAKLGEDAKNWTCVHEGSANRYIRGFQLFETFRVVQERIDGLDQILIQPKDGEAFHIDMPEAAYEASIGNNPEYSQTHLRFGYSSMITPPTVFDFDLAARELVIRKEQEIPSGYDKSLYQTERLMVEARDGVKVPVSVVYHKDWKKNSGAPLHLYGYGAYGLGMSPSFSSTRLSLLDREFAYAIAHIRGGDELGYTWYQAGKLDRRENTFNDFVDVARYLTESGYAEKGGISISGGSAGGELMGAVLNQAPELFKAAVLHVPFVDVLNTMLDKDLPLTPIEWPEWGNPIESEAAYDHIRSYCPYTNIVAKEYPPMMVTGGINDPRVTYWEPAKWTAKMRAVKSDDNLLVMKINMEAGHGGKSGRFERIHEVAEEYTFLLMAFDKTD